CGGGGGATAAACAACTTCGCCTCGGCCAGCGGAAAAATGAAAGATGCAGCCGGTAATTACTATTATGTGTCACATCCTCCGCTGGCTTATTATTTTCCCTTCTTTGTTTTCCGCCTTTTGGGGATCAAACCTGATGTGTGGGCAATGGAATCGTTTAATCTGCTTACCCACTTTCTCTGCGCGGTGACCTTGGCCGGCATAGTCTTTTTGCTGACGTCCGGTCCTATTGCTGACAGTCAACCCGCTGTTGTGATGGCTGCGGTAGCCTATCTATTCAGTCCGGGGCCGCTCTGGTTTCATTCCAATGTCTACATGGCTGATACTCTGGTGCAACTGTTCTTCACAACCGGCCTATTTGCCGCTTTAAAATATTATATCACGGGCAAAAGCCGATGGATATTGTTTTACGGATGCTTTCAGTTTCTTATGGTTTTCTCTTCCTGGCTGGGCGTTTTTGCCGCAATATCGGTACCTGTCGGGGCGCTGATAAGTGAACGATGTCGCAGAAAACACCTTTTTGCCAAAATAGCTGCCATTGCACTGCTTAGCACATTTTCTGCATTGGCTCTGACTATTTTTCAATATTCAGGCATTGCCGGATTCTCCGCCCTGCTGGAAGAATGGCAATGCAGGCTGGAGGTACGTAGCGGACTCTCCGCATTTCCCCCTTCCCTGAGTCGGCTGGCTTCAGGGAGTGCAACATGCATTCTAAATTATCTGGCAGCCTATCTGCCGGTGCTGCTGGCTATTTTCCTGCTGGTGATATTCCGGAAAAAACAATTATCCGCGCTCATACGCCTGCCGACTTTTGTGTTTTTCTTTCTCAGTTCAGTGATACCCGTAGCGCTGCTGCACCTCGTTTTATCCAACTATGCAGGACATGATTTCACTACTCTCTATGCCGGACTTTTTCTGAGCGTGTTTTTGGGTATCGGTATGGCTTTACACAACGAAAGGAAAAAACTGCTTGCTGGTGCAGTGCTTCTTGTAATCTGCGGCACAGGGCAATATTACTTTATTAACCGGCCCGGAGCCCTTTCGCGAACCGGTGAGCCGTATGCAATCCACAAAACCATTGGAGAGCGAATAAGCCAGGTTGCAGCTCCTCATGAAGTGATTTTTATACTGAAAAATCCGAATGGTATCCCTATCATGCCGGAAACCATTTTTTATGCAGGAAGAAATATACAAACCTGTAAGTCTGAGTCTGAAGCACGAGCCTTCCTCAGACAAACAGATAACCTCCAAGGAGTGCTTCTTGAAATAACTGCTCAGGGAGAAGTGGTAGAAAAAGGACGCCTTTCTATGTAATCGTTCTGCGGATACCTGATTATATGCATAGATTAGTGGCGGGGTCGGGTTATGCATCAAAGGTTATGAGCAGGCACAAGGGCAAAAAAATGATTATATGCACGTCCTACATGATGAATGCTGCAGCCGTCTGGAAGCCATTTTATTGGATCATCAATGGCTTGCCCGCTAATTACGTTCCTGCACGGTGTGGTATTTAAGTTTTTTATCCTGCAGCGCTTTCATACATTCCACTATGCCGGCAAGAGTCATCGGATACATGCGGTAATCGGTAAATTCCCGGATTATTCGGGTAGAAGCAAAGTAATCCCAGCCATGTTCGGGATTGGGGTTAATCCATGCCAGATAGGGATATTGTTGTTTAAGCCGCTGCAGCCACACAATGCCGGCTTCTGCATTGTTGTGTTCAATGCTCCCTCCCGGATGCGTGATTTCGTAAGGAGACATGGCGGCATCCCCCACTATAATTACTTTGTAGTCACTGTTGTATTTATGCATCACGTCAAAAGTAGCAATACGTTCATGCCGTCTGCGATTGTCCCGCCATACGGTTTCATAAATACAGTTGTGGAAGTAGAAAAATTCCAGATGCCTGAATTCGTGCCTGGCTGCCGTAAAGAGCCTTTCACAGATTTCAATATGATCATCCATAGAGCCCCCGATATCAAAAAACATCAGCACCTTAACGCGATTTCGTTCAGAAGGGATCATCTTGATATCCAGCATTCCGCCACTACGGCAGGTGCTCTGCACCGTATCGTCAATATCCAATTCTTCCGCAATACCTTCGCGGGTGAACACACGCAAACGTTTTAAAGCGAGCTTGAGGTTGCGTGTATCCAGCTCCGCATCATCCCGCAGATTGGCAAACTGACGCTGATCCCATACTTTGACTGCACTGCGGTGGCGACTGCCACTCTGCCCTATGCGGAACCCTTCGGGATTGTATCCATATGCCCCGAAGGGAGAAGTGCCGCCTGTGCCTATCCATTTATTGCCTCCTTCGTGACGCTCCTTTTGCTCTTCCAGCAGCTGACGAAAGCGTTCCAGAAGCTTATCCAGCCCACCCAATGCCTCGATAAGGGCTTTTTCTTCTTCCGTGAGATAGCGCTCCAGGTTTTTGCGGAGCCATTCCTCTGGTATAACCCTTCCGTAAATACTGTCTGCGGCTTTTTGCATGCCCCTGAAATATTCTCCAAAAAGTTGGTCAAACTTATCCAGATGGGTCTCATGTTTGATGAGCACGGAACGTGACAGGTAAAAAAAGTCTTCTACATTGTGGGCAGATAGGTCATCATGCAAACCCTGCAGGAGCGTTAGGTATTCCTGCAGGGAAACAGGTATGCCTGCCTGCCTGAGTCCGTAAAAAAAATCTAAAAACATGAGGGCATGAAGTTAGCCATTAGCGCATTATAAAGTGACTGCATTTCCGAAAATACCGGCATCCAGCACTCAGCCACTTCATTTGCCTACGGACCCAGACGAACAGCCTTAATCACGGCCGATCCGGTTTCGGTTGTGAGCCGGATGAAGTATATCCCCGCTGACTGCTGCCCATCCCATGTGACAACATGGGGCCCTGCCGGCAAAAAGCCATCTTTTATGGTATGCATTACTTTGCCTTCGATGTTCAGCACCTGTAGTTTTATAGGCCCTGCATCCGTGAGATTGAACCGGATTTTACCCTCATTTCTGAATGGGTTGGGAATGATTTCAAGCTGATAAGCCGCCTGTACCCTTGCCACATACGGACAGATGTCCACCTTGACAAAACTCAAAGACGAATCTGCATCTCCATAATAATCCCATACTAC
The Chitinophagales bacterium genome window above contains:
- a CDS encoding VWA domain-containing protein, with protein sequence MFLDFFYGLRQAGIPVSLQEYLTLLQGLHDDLSAHNVEDFFYLSRSVLIKHETHLDKFDQLFGEYFRGMQKAADSIYGRVIPEEWLRKNLERYLTEEEKALIEALGGLDKLLERFRQLLEEQKERHEGGNKWIGTGGTSPFGAYGYNPEGFRIGQSGSRHRSAVKVWDQRQFANLRDDAELDTRNLKLALKRLRVFTREGIAEELDIDDTVQSTCRSGGMLDIKMIPSERNRVKVLMFFDIGGSMDDHIEICERLFTAARHEFRHLEFFYFHNCIYETVWRDNRRRHERIATFDVMHKYNSDYKVIIVGDAAMSPYEITHPGGSIEHNNAEAGIVWLQRLKQQYPYLAWINPNPEHGWDYFASTRIIREFTDYRMYPMTLAGIVECMKALQDKKLKYHTVQERN